One window from the genome of Eucalyptus grandis isolate ANBG69807.140 chromosome 7, ASM1654582v1, whole genome shotgun sequence encodes:
- the LOC120296017 gene encoding probable carbohydrate esterase At4g34215, translating into MVRRVRDGGGVEIKALLSYRGYMEALIKNVAITSGDRRHMDIERRARLRIKLPNVVCVDAKGLLLKDDRLHLTIHAQVCLGHMMADTCLWHFAP; encoded by the exons ATGGTGAGGAGGGTGAgggacggcggcggcgtggAGATTAAGGCACTGTTGTCGTACCGGGGCTACATGGAAGCACTCATCAAGAAC GTTGCAATCACGTCGGGAGATAGGAGGCACATGGATATAGAGAGACGGGCGCGGCTCAGAATCAAGCTCCCCAACGTCGTGTGCGTCGATGCGAAAGGGCTGCTGCTCAAGGACGACCGCCTTCACCTCACCATTCATGCCCAAGTTTGCCTTGGCCACATGATGGCCGACACATGCCTCTGGCATTTCGCACCGTAG